Proteins from a genomic interval of Anatilimnocola floriformis:
- a CDS encoding HEPN domain-containing protein, producing MKPEAFLAQAGKLAAHSQNDAANARTATSRAYYCAFHLVRLFLAELNFPAGKDHDLHKPLMASRNPIGIEAARYLSHLYESRRRADYELTNVGCETQEVAQNSVERAERIKSLLLQMQAEPPRTEIAAGLHTYQQQLPNRIS from the coding sequence ATGAAACCGGAGGCATTCCTGGCGCAAGCAGGCAAGTTGGCCGCCCACTCACAAAACGATGCTGCGAATGCCAGGACGGCAACCAGCCGAGCCTACTATTGCGCCTTTCATCTGGTGCGTCTCTTTCTTGCCGAGTTGAACTTCCCCGCCGGCAAAGATCACGACCTACATAAGCCGCTGATGGCATCGCGCAATCCGATCGGAATCGAGGCGGCTCGGTACCTTTCGCATTTGTATGAATCGCGCCGCCGAGCAGATTATGAGTTGACGAATGTGGGTTGCGAGACGCAGGAGGTCGCGCAGAATTCCGTGGAACGCGCCGAGCGGATCAAATCCCTACTGCTGCAAATGCAAGCCGAACCGCCCCGCACAGAAATTGCCGCTGGGCTGCATACTTATCAGCAACAACTGCCGAATCGAATTTCCTAA